GTTAAACATTTCCGACCTTTTGAAGCTTCCACCTCCTCTATCAGTCCTAAAGCAGAAATTGGAGAAGGAACTATTATCCAACCAGGAGCATTTATTGGAAATTATGTAAAAATTGGAAAGAATTGTATTATTCACGCCAATGCATGTATTTACGACCATTGCATTCTTGGTAATGATGTGATCGTACATTCTGGTGCTATCATTGGTGCTGATGCTTATTATTTCCAAAAGAGAGCAGATGGCTTTAAAAAGTTTGAATCTTGTGGTAGAGTTATTCTAGAAGATAAAGTTGAAGTTGGTGCATTATGTGCCATCGACAAAGGAGTAAGTGGCGATACCATCATTGGTGAAGATACCAAAATGGATAACCACAGTCAGATTGGACATGACACCCAAATTGGTAAAAGATGTTTGATAGGAGCTCATGCTGCTATTGCAGGAGTAACAAAAATTGAGGATGATGTTATTATCTGGGGTAGAGTAGCCATAAACAAAGATATTGTTATTGGTAAAGGAGCAGTCATATTAGCCACATCAGCTATTGACAAGTCAGTAGAAGGTGGCAAAACCTATTTTGGTAGCCCAGCTATTGAAGCTAGAGAGAAGTGGAAAGAGATGGCAACCTTAAGGCGTTTAGCTAGAGAAAATAGATAATAAAAAGGACTGCTTATTTAGCGGTCTTTTTTTGGCTTAGGGCTTCTTTATTTCTAATATCCAATATTACTAATATGGCCGCAAAGCCCCAGAAAGGCACAGCAGCTTTATCAGAATCTAAGAAATTATTAAGCAGGCCATGAATGAAATAGGTAACAAAAGCTACCAATATCCCCATAACCATGACTCTATTAGAGCGATTAGCATCTTGCTTATAAACACGAACTCCAGTAGAAATAATTGCGATCCCAATTAAAAGGAAGGTCACTAAACCAAGAACACCTTTATCAGCCAATGGACCCAAATATTCACTATGTGCATTTCCTCCATCACCAAAATCGGTACTAATTATAGTTTTTTCACTTGCTCTTTGCATTGGAGCATACACAAACTGATAAGTACCAGGTCCCCATCCTACTATGGGTCTTTCTTCGAAAAGACGAAGTGCACAAGCCCATCTATTAATACGTTCTAAGTTTGAAGCATCTGTAGCAATATTACTTGCGGAAGATACATGCTCCATAAAATTTGCAGAGGAATCTTGATCATTCTTTGATAATTTATCTAAAATTTGATTTTGAAAAGTAAAGAATAAGCCTACAACGCTAATAATTGTTAATGCTACATATCGTAATTTTATCTTATAATATATTAAAACAAAAACGCCTAT
This genomic window from Lentimicrobium sp. L6 contains:
- a CDS encoding UDP-3-O-(3-hydroxymyristoyl)glucosamine N-acyltransferase, with translation MRFPRNYSLKEVSKLIGVNKYVGADDYVVSGINEIHMVEAGDLTFVDHPKYYSKALNSAATTILINKEVDCPEGKALIISDTPFDDYMKLVKHFRPFEASTSSISPKAEIGEGTIIQPGAFIGNYVKIGKNCIIHANACIYDHCILGNDVIVHSGAIIGADAYYFQKRADGFKKFESCGRVILEDKVEVGALCAIDKGVSGDTIIGEDTKMDNHSQIGHDTQIGKRCLIGAHAAIAGVTKIEDDVIIWGRVAINKDIVIGKGAVILATSAIDKSVEGGKTYFGSPAIEAREKWKEMATLRRLARENR